A stretch of the Pongo pygmaeus isolate AG05252 chromosome 16, NHGRI_mPonPyg2-v2.0_pri, whole genome shotgun sequence genome encodes the following:
- the EPB42 gene encoding protein 4.2 isoform X2, with protein sequence MGQALGIKSCNFLAARNNEEHHTKALSSRRLFVRRGQPFTIILHFRAPVRAFLPALKKVALTAQTGEQPSMINRTQATFPISSLGDRKWWSAVVEERDAQSWTISVTTPADAVIGHYSLLLQVSGRKQYLLGQFTLLFNPWSREDAVFLKNEAQRTEYLLNQNGLIYLGTADCIQAESWDFGQLHYLKEKRVLPTPQTQATQEGALLNKRRGSVPILRQWLTGRGRPVYDGQAWVLAAVACTVLRCLGIPARVVTTFASAQGTGGRLLVDEYYNEEGLQNGEGQRGRIWIFQTSTECWMTRPALPQGYDGWQILHPSAPNGVLGFCDLVPVRAVKEGMLGLTPAVSDLFAAINASCVVWKCCEDGTLELTDSNTKYVGNNISTKGVGSDRCEDITQNYKYPEGSLQEKEVLERVKKEKMEHGKDNGIRPPSLETANPLYLLLKAPSSLPLRGDAQISVTLVNHSEQEKAVQLAIGVQAVHYNGVLAAKLWRKKLPLTLSANLEKTITINLFFSNFERNPPENTFLRLTAMATHSESSLSCFAQEDIAICRPHLAIKMPEKAEQYQPLTASVSIQNSLDAPMEDCVISILGRGLIHRERSYRFRSVWPENTMCAKFQFTPTHVGLQRLTVEVDCNMFQNLTNYKSVTVVAPELSA encoded by the exons ATGGGACAGG CCCTGGGTATCAAGAGCTGCAACTTTCTGGCAGCAAGAAACAATGAGGAGCACCACACCAAGGCCCTCAGCTCCCGGCGCCTGTTTGTGAGGAGGGGGCAGCCCTTCACCATCATCCTGCACTTCCGTGCTCCAGTCCGTGCATTTCTGCCTGCCCTGAAGAAGGTGGCCCTCACTGCACAAACTG GAGAGCAGCCTTCCATGATCAACAGGACCCAAGCCACATTCCCGATTTCCAGTCTGGGGGACCGAaagtggtggagtgcagtggtggaggAGAGAGATGCCCAGTCCTGGACCATCTCTGTGACCACACCTGCGGACGCTGTCATTGGCCACTACTCGCTTCTGCTGCAGGTCTCAGGCAGGAAGCAATACCTCTTGGGCCAGTTCACACTGCTCTTTAACCCCTGGAGTAGAG AGGATGCTGTGTTCCTGAAGAATGAGGCTCAGCGCACGGAGTACTTGTTGAACCAGAATGGTCTCATCTACCTGGGTACAGCTGACTGCATCCAGGCAGAGTCCTGGGACTTTGGCCAG CTGCATTATCTCAAGGAGAAGAGGGTCCTGCCCACCCCACAGACCCAGGCCACCCAGGAAGGGGCCTTGCTGAACAAGCGCCGGGGCAGCGTGCCCATCCTGCGGCAGTGGCTCACCGGCCGAGGCCGACCTGTGTATGATGGCCAGGCCTGGGTGTTGGCTGCTGTTGCTTGCACAG TGCTGCGATGCCTGGGAATCCCTGCCCGCGTGGTGACCACGTTTGCCTCAGCACAGGGCACTGGTGGGCGTCTGCTCGTAGATGAATACTATAATGAGGAGGGACTTCAGAACGGAGAAGGCCAGAGAGGCAGAATCTG GATCTTCCAGACTTCCACAGAGTGCTGGATGACGCGGCCCGCCTTGCCCCAGGGTTATGATGGATGGCAGATTCTGCACCCAAGTGCTCCTAATGGAG TCCTGGGGTTCTGTGATCTGGTGCCGGTCAGAGCAGTCAAGGAGGGGATGCTGGGGCTGACCCCAGCAGTGTCAGACCTTTTTGCTGCCATAAATGCCTCATGTGTGGTCTGGAAGTGCTGTGAGGATGGGACACTTGAGTTGACTGACTCCAACACAAAGTATGTTGGCAACAACATCAGCACCAAGGGTGTGGGCAGTGACCGCTGCGAGGACATCACTCAGAACTACAAGTATCCTGAAG GGTCTCTTCAGGAAAAAGAGGTGCTGGAGAgagtcaagaaagagaaaatggaacatggaaaagacaaCGGCATCCGTCCTCCCAGTCTCGAGACTGCCAATCCTCTGTACCTGCTCTTGAAAGCACCCAGCTCCCTACCCCTGAGAGGGGATGCCCAGATCTCAGTGACGCTGGTTAATCACAGTGAGCAGGAGAAGGCAGTGCAGCTGGCAATTGGGGTCCAGGCTGTGCACTACAACGGTGTCCTTGCTGCCAAGCTCTGGAGGAAGAAGCTGCCCCTCACGCTCAGTGCCAACCTGG AAAAGACAATAACCATCAACCTGTTCTTCTCCAATTTTGAACGAAACCCACCTGAGAACACCTTCCTTAGACTCACCGCCATGGCAACACACTCTGAGTCCAGCCTTAGCTGCTTTGCTCAGGAAGACATTGCCATTTGTAGACCACACCTTGCCATCAAG ATGCCAGAGAAAGCAGAGCAGTATCAACCCCTCACAGCCTCAGTCAGCATCCAGAACTCCCTAGATGCCCCCATGGAGGACTGTGTGATCTCCATCCTGGGAAGGGGGCTCATTCACAGAGAGAGGAGCTACAG atTCCGTTCAGTGTGGCCTGAAAACACCATGTGTGCCAAGTTCCAGTTCACGCCAACACATGTGGGGCTCCAGAGACTCACTGTGGAAGTGGACTGCAACATGTTCCAGAACCTAACCAACTATAAAAGCGTCACCGTGGTAGCCCCTGAACTTTCAGCTTAA
- the EPB42 gene encoding protein 4.2 isoform X1, whose protein sequence is MGQALGIKSCNFLAARNNEEHHTKALSSRRLFVRRGQPFTIILHFRAPVRAFLPALKKVALTAQTGEQPSMINRTQATFPISSLGDRKWWSAVVEERDAQSWTISVTTPADAVIGHYSLLLQVSGRKQYLLGQFTLLFNPWSREDAVFLKNEAQRTEYLLNQNGLIYLGTADCIQAESWDFGQFEGDVIDLSLCLLSADKQVKKWSQPVHVARVLGALLHYLKEKRVLPTPQTQATQEGALLNKRRGSVPILRQWLTGRGRPVYDGQAWVLAAVACTVLRCLGIPARVVTTFASAQGTGGRLLVDEYYNEEGLQNGEGQRGRIWIFQTSTECWMTRPALPQGYDGWQILHPSAPNGVLGFCDLVPVRAVKEGMLGLTPAVSDLFAAINASCVVWKCCEDGTLELTDSNTKYVGNNISTKGVGSDRCEDITQNYKYPEGSLQEKEVLERVKKEKMEHGKDNGIRPPSLETANPLYLLLKAPSSLPLRGDAQISVTLVNHSEQEKAVQLAIGVQAVHYNGVLAAKLWRKKLPLTLSANLEKTITINLFFSNFERNPPENTFLRLTAMATHSESSLSCFAQEDIAICRPHLAIKMPEKAEQYQPLTASVSIQNSLDAPMEDCVISILGRGLIHRERSYRFRSVWPENTMCAKFQFTPTHVGLQRLTVEVDCNMFQNLTNYKSVTVVAPELSA, encoded by the exons ATGGGACAGG CCCTGGGTATCAAGAGCTGCAACTTTCTGGCAGCAAGAAACAATGAGGAGCACCACACCAAGGCCCTCAGCTCCCGGCGCCTGTTTGTGAGGAGGGGGCAGCCCTTCACCATCATCCTGCACTTCCGTGCTCCAGTCCGTGCATTTCTGCCTGCCCTGAAGAAGGTGGCCCTCACTGCACAAACTG GAGAGCAGCCTTCCATGATCAACAGGACCCAAGCCACATTCCCGATTTCCAGTCTGGGGGACCGAaagtggtggagtgcagtggtggaggAGAGAGATGCCCAGTCCTGGACCATCTCTGTGACCACACCTGCGGACGCTGTCATTGGCCACTACTCGCTTCTGCTGCAGGTCTCAGGCAGGAAGCAATACCTCTTGGGCCAGTTCACACTGCTCTTTAACCCCTGGAGTAGAG AGGATGCTGTGTTCCTGAAGAATGAGGCTCAGCGCACGGAGTACTTGTTGAACCAGAATGGTCTCATCTACCTGGGTACAGCTGACTGCATCCAGGCAGAGTCCTGGGACTTTGGCCAG TTCGAGGGGGATGTCATCGACCTCAGCCTGTGCTTGCTGAGCGCAGACAAGCAGGTAAAGAAGTGGAGCCAGCCGGTGCACGTGGCCCGTGTGTTGGGTGCCTTG CTGCATTATCTCAAGGAGAAGAGGGTCCTGCCCACCCCACAGACCCAGGCCACCCAGGAAGGGGCCTTGCTGAACAAGCGCCGGGGCAGCGTGCCCATCCTGCGGCAGTGGCTCACCGGCCGAGGCCGACCTGTGTATGATGGCCAGGCCTGGGTGTTGGCTGCTGTTGCTTGCACAG TGCTGCGATGCCTGGGAATCCCTGCCCGCGTGGTGACCACGTTTGCCTCAGCACAGGGCACTGGTGGGCGTCTGCTCGTAGATGAATACTATAATGAGGAGGGACTTCAGAACGGAGAAGGCCAGAGAGGCAGAATCTG GATCTTCCAGACTTCCACAGAGTGCTGGATGACGCGGCCCGCCTTGCCCCAGGGTTATGATGGATGGCAGATTCTGCACCCAAGTGCTCCTAATGGAG TCCTGGGGTTCTGTGATCTGGTGCCGGTCAGAGCAGTCAAGGAGGGGATGCTGGGGCTGACCCCAGCAGTGTCAGACCTTTTTGCTGCCATAAATGCCTCATGTGTGGTCTGGAAGTGCTGTGAGGATGGGACACTTGAGTTGACTGACTCCAACACAAAGTATGTTGGCAACAACATCAGCACCAAGGGTGTGGGCAGTGACCGCTGCGAGGACATCACTCAGAACTACAAGTATCCTGAAG GGTCTCTTCAGGAAAAAGAGGTGCTGGAGAgagtcaagaaagagaaaatggaacatggaaaagacaaCGGCATCCGTCCTCCCAGTCTCGAGACTGCCAATCCTCTGTACCTGCTCTTGAAAGCACCCAGCTCCCTACCCCTGAGAGGGGATGCCCAGATCTCAGTGACGCTGGTTAATCACAGTGAGCAGGAGAAGGCAGTGCAGCTGGCAATTGGGGTCCAGGCTGTGCACTACAACGGTGTCCTTGCTGCCAAGCTCTGGAGGAAGAAGCTGCCCCTCACGCTCAGTGCCAACCTGG AAAAGACAATAACCATCAACCTGTTCTTCTCCAATTTTGAACGAAACCCACCTGAGAACACCTTCCTTAGACTCACCGCCATGGCAACACACTCTGAGTCCAGCCTTAGCTGCTTTGCTCAGGAAGACATTGCCATTTGTAGACCACACCTTGCCATCAAG ATGCCAGAGAAAGCAGAGCAGTATCAACCCCTCACAGCCTCAGTCAGCATCCAGAACTCCCTAGATGCCCCCATGGAGGACTGTGTGATCTCCATCCTGGGAAGGGGGCTCATTCACAGAGAGAGGAGCTACAG atTCCGTTCAGTGTGGCCTGAAAACACCATGTGTGCCAAGTTCCAGTTCACGCCAACACATGTGGGGCTCCAGAGACTCACTGTGGAAGTGGACTGCAACATGTTCCAGAACCTAACCAACTATAAAAGCGTCACCGTGGTAGCCCCTGAACTTTCAGCTTAA